A single region of the Manihot esculenta cultivar AM560-2 chromosome 12, M.esculenta_v8, whole genome shotgun sequence genome encodes:
- the LOC110627678 gene encoding transcription factor HHO5 translates to MELSLDLGSVYVPKTITEYLREVSKVKDSSQKLSKLDDYVKKLEDEMRKIDAFKRELPLCMLLLNDAIVRLKEEAMQCKKLEDRAEIEVDVSVKEDYSGADGGNDMRDKKNWMSSVQLWNTGDVNSDSKQHDSKSETKQRSEEEDDRSTCENPVQLCNYRSKGGAFMAFKALPVFDGTGRKEEKEVVSQVTGLSLMTPVSEFGSGNLMSKSNGNIQMKIQNKPLQQQQQQPSYKKQRRCWSPELHRRFVDALQQLGGSKVATPKQIRELMQVDGLTNDEVKSHLQKYRLHIRKLPASSAAQANGLWMVQDQCKDPSKPTISQSNSPQGPFHGCGSLKDVSSTGGDSIEAEDDDVSESHS, encoded by the exons ATGGAGCTGAGCTTGGATTTGGGCTCGGTCTATGTCCCTAAAACTATTACTGAGTATCTTAGAGAGGTCTCCAAGGTTAAAGATAGCAGCCAGAAATTATCAAAGCTTGATGATTATGTCAAAAAATTAGAGGATGAGATGAGAAAGATCGATGCTTTCAAACGTGAACTCCCTCTTTGCATGCTTCTCTTGAACGATG CTATTGTGAGGCTAAAGGAGGAGGCAATGCAGTGCAAGAAATTAGAGGATAGAGCTGAGATAGAGGTTGATGTATCAGTGAAAGAAGATTATTCTGGAGCAGATGGAGGAAATGATATGAGGGATAAGAAGAACTGGATGAGTTCTGTTCAACTTTGGAATACTGGCGATGTTAACTCTGATTCCAAGCAACATGACTCCAAATCAGAAACCAAACAG AGaagtgaagaagaagatgatcgGTCCACTTGCGAGAACCCAGTTCAGTTGTGTAATTACAGAAGCAAAGGCGGGGCATTTATGGCGTTTAAGGCACTTCCAGTGTTTGATGGGACCGGAAGGAAGGAGGAGAAGGAAGTTGTTTCGCAAGttaccggactttctcttatgaCTCCAGTATCTGAATTTGGTTCCGGCAATTTGATGTCAAAAAGCAACGGCAATATTCAAATGAAGATACAGAATAAACCCctacagcagcagcagcagcagccttCTTACAAGAAACAAAGGCGGTGCTGGTCGCCGGAGCTTCATCGACGTTTTGTTGATGCCCTTCAACAACTTGGTGGATCTAAAG TGGCCACTCCCAAACAGATAAGAGAACTCATGCAAGTGGATGGCCTCACCAATGATGAAGTTAAGAGTCACTTACAA AAATACAGGCTTCATATCCGTAAACTTCCTGCTTCTTCTGCTGCCCAAGCAAATGGCTTATGGATGGTTCAAGATCAATGCAAAGATCCATCAAAACCAACTATTTCACAGTCTAATTCTCCTCAAGGACCCTTCCATGGATGTGGATCTCTCAAAGATGTCTCTAGCACTGGAGGGGATAGCATAGAAGCGGAAGATGATGACGTATCGGAGAGCCATAGCTGA